One genomic window of Campylobacter fetus subsp. fetus includes the following:
- the fusA gene encoding elongation factor G — protein sequence MSRKTPLNMVRNIGIAAHIDAGKTTTSERILFFTGMSHKIGEVHDGAATMDWMEQEKERGITITSAATTCFWKDHQINLIDTPGHVDFTIEVERSMRVLDGAVAVFCAVGGVQPQSETVWRQANKYRVPRMVFVNKMDRVGANFFNVEEQIKNRLKANPVPIQIPIGAEDEFKGVIDLIEMKALVWEDDTKPTDYVTKDIPAELLEKAQEYRAKMIEAVAETDDALMEKFFGGEELSVEEIKRGIKAGCLAMTMIPMLCGTAFKNKGVQPLLNAVVDYLPAPDEVAAIRGELEDGSEVVVDSTDNGEFAGLAFKIMTDPFVGQLTFVRVYRGQLESGSYAYNTVKGKKERIGRLLRMHSNKREEIKVLYAGEIGAVVGLKDTLTGDTLAGEKEHVILEKMDFPDPVISVAVEPKTKADQEKMGIALQKLAQEDPSFRVSTDEESGQTIISGMGELHLEIIVDRMLREFKVEAEVGQPQVAYRETIKKSVEQEYKYAKQSGGRGQYGHVFLRLEPLEPGSGFEFVNDIKGGVVPREYIPAVEKGCQEALQSGVLAGYPVEDVKVTLFDGSYHEVDSSEMAFKLAASMGFKEGARKAGAVILEPMMKVEVETPEEYMGDVIGDLNKRRGQINSMDERAGNKIVTAFCPLAEMFGYSTDLRSQTQGRATYSMEFDHYEEVPKNVSEEIIKKRNG from the coding sequence ATGTCAAGAAAAACCCCATTAAATATGGTAAGAAACATAGGTATTGCAGCCCATATCGATGCTGGTAAAACTACTACTAGTGAAAGAATTCTTTTCTTCACCGGTATGAGTCATAAGATCGGTGAGGTTCATGATGGCGCTGCGACTATGGACTGGATGGAGCAAGAAAAAGAGCGTGGCATTACGATTACTTCTGCTGCTACAACTTGCTTTTGGAAAGATCATCAAATCAACCTTATAGACACCCCAGGACACGTCGACTTTACTATTGAAGTTGAGCGTTCTATGCGTGTTCTTGATGGCGCAGTAGCCGTATTTTGCGCTGTTGGAGGTGTTCAACCGCAAAGTGAAACAGTTTGGAGACAAGCAAACAAATACCGCGTTCCAAGAATGGTATTTGTAAACAAAATGGACAGAGTTGGCGCAAATTTCTTTAATGTTGAAGAACAAATCAAAAACAGGCTAAAAGCAAATCCGGTGCCTATTCAAATTCCAATTGGTGCCGAAGATGAGTTTAAAGGCGTAATCGATCTAATCGAAATGAAAGCTTTAGTTTGGGAAGATGATACAAAACCGACTGATTATGTAACAAAAGATATTCCTGCGGAACTATTAGAAAAAGCGCAAGAGTATAGAGCAAAAATGATTGAAGCGGTAGCTGAAACCGATGACGCTCTTATGGAGAAATTTTTCGGCGGTGAAGAACTAAGTGTAGAAGAGATCAAAAGAGGTATAAAAGCCGGATGTCTTGCCATGACTATGATACCTATGCTTTGCGGTACCGCATTTAAAAATAAAGGTGTTCAACCGCTTCTTAATGCCGTTGTTGATTATCTACCTGCTCCGGACGAAGTTGCTGCCATAAGAGGCGAACTCGAAGATGGAAGCGAAGTCGTAGTAGATAGTACGGATAATGGTGAGTTTGCAGGGCTTGCGTTTAAGATCATGACCGATCCATTTGTTGGGCAGCTAACTTTTGTTAGAGTTTATCGTGGACAACTTGAGAGCGGAAGTTATGCTTATAATACCGTAAAAGGTAAAAAAGAGCGTATTGGAAGACTTCTTAGAATGCACTCAAACAAAAGAGAAGAGATAAAAGTTCTTTACGCCGGAGAAATAGGCGCTGTCGTAGGTCTAAAAGATACTTTGACAGGTGATACTTTAGCAGGTGAAAAAGAGCATGTAATTCTTGAAAAAATGGATTTCCCGGATCCGGTTATCAGCGTTGCGGTTGAGCCAAAAACTAAAGCTGATCAAGAGAAAATGGGTATAGCTCTTCAAAAACTAGCTCAAGAAGATCCGTCTTTTAGAGTTAGCACGGATGAAGAGAGTGGTCAAACTATTATCTCTGGTATGGGTGAGCTTCACCTTGAGATCATCGTCGATCGTATGCTTAGAGAATTTAAAGTAGAGGCTGAGGTAGGACAACCGCAAGTTGCTTACCGCGAGACTATTAAAAAATCAGTTGAGCAAGAGTATAAATACGCAAAACAATCAGGTGGTCGCGGACAATACGGTCACGTATTCTTACGTCTTGAGCCACTTGAGCCGGGCAGCGGATTTGAATTTGTTAATGATATCAAAGGCGGTGTTGTTCCTAGAGAGTATATACCGGCAGTCGAAAAAGGTTGTCAAGAGGCACTTCAAAGCGGTGTTTTAGCAGGATATCCTGTTGAAGATGTTAAAGTTACACTGTTTGATGGTAGCTACCACGAAGTCGACTCATCTGAAATGGCGTTTAAATTAGCTGCTTCAATGGGCTTCAAAGAAGGTGCTAGAAAAGCCGGCGCTGTTATACTTGAGCCTATGATGAAAGTTGAAGTTGAAACTCCAGAGGAGTACATGGGCGATGTTATCGGCGATCTTAACAAACGCCGCGGACAGATCAACTCTATGGATGAAAGAGCTGGAAATAAAATAGTTACGGCTTTTTGTCCACTTGCCGAGATGTTTGGATATTCAACAGATTTAAGAAGCCAAACACAAGGTCGTGCTACTTATTCTATGGAATTTGATCACTATGAAGAAGTTCCAAAAAATGTTTCTGAAGAAATAATCAAGAAAAGAAACGGCTAA
- the rpsG gene encoding 30S ribosomal protein S7, which produces MRRRKAPVREVMPDPIYGNKIITKFINSLMYDGKKSVATEIMYGALKTIDAKGGDLKGINVFNDAIDNVKPIMEVKSRRVGGATYQVPVEVRPARQQALAIRWIISFARKRSERTMMEKLAAELLDAANSKGASFKKKEDTYKMAEANKAFAHYRW; this is translated from the coding sequence ATGAGAAGAAGAAAAGCCCCTGTTAGGGAAGTAATGCCTGATCCGATTTATGGCAATAAAATAATAACTAAATTTATTAATTCACTTATGTATGATGGTAAAAAAAGCGTTGCTACAGAGATAATGTACGGCGCACTTAAAACTATCGATGCAAAAGGCGGTGATCTAAAAGGTATAAATGTTTTTAATGACGCTATTGATAACGTAAAACCAATCATGGAAGTTAAATCACGCCGTGTCGGCGGTGCTACATATCAAGTACCTGTAGAAGTTCGTCCAGCACGCCAACAAGCTCTAGCTATCCGTTGGATCATAAGCTTTGCTAGAAAAAGAAGCGAAAGAACTATGATGGAAAAACTAGCAGCAGAGCTACTTGATGCAGCAAACAGTAAGGGCGCATCATTTAAGAAGAAAGAAGATACTTACAAAATGGCTGAGGCAAATAAAGCATTTGCTCATTATCGCTGGTAA
- the rpsL gene encoding 30S ribosomal protein S12 gives MPTINQLVRKERKKVIVKSKSPALKECPQRRGVCTRVYTTTPKKPNSALRKVAKVRLTSGFEVISYIGGEGHNLQEHSIVLVRGGRVKDLPGVKYHIVRGALDTAGVAKRTVSRSKYGAKRPKDAKK, from the coding sequence GTGCCAACCATTAATCAATTGGTCAGAAAAGAACGCAAAAAAGTGATAGTTAAATCAAAATCGCCAGCGTTAAAAGAGTGTCCTCAAAGAAGGGGAGTTTGTACTAGAGTTTATACAACGACTCCTAAGAAACCAAACTCGGCTTTGAGAAAAGTTGCCAAAGTAAGGCTAACAAGCGGATTTGAAGTGATCAGCTATATAGGCGGTGAGGGTCACAACCTACAAGAACACAGCATAGTACTAGTTCGTGGCGGTAGGGTAAAAGACTTACCGGGTGTTAAGTATCATATCGTACGTGGTGCTCTTGATACTGCTGGTGTTGCAAAAAGAACTGTTTCTAGATCTAAATACGGTGCTAAACGCCCTAAAGATGCTAAAAAATAA
- the rpoC gene encoding DNA-directed RNA polymerase subunit beta', protein MSELKPIEIKEDAKPRDFEAFQLRLASPDRIKAWSHGEVKKPETINYRTLKPERDGLFCAKIFGPIRDYECLCGKYKKMRYKGIKCEKCGVEVTTSKVRRSRMGHIELVTPVAHIWYVNSLPSRIGTLLGIKMKDLERVLYYEAYIVENPGDAFYDNENSKKVDLYDVLNEEQYVLLEQKFSESGFKARMGGEVIRDLLASLDLVSILDQLKIEIESTNSEAKKKTIVKRLKVVESFLNSGNRPEWMMITNLPVLPPDLRPLVSLDGGKFAVSDVNDLYRRVINRNTRLKRLMELDAPEIIIRNEKRMLQEAVDALFDNGRRANAVKGANKRPLKSLSEIIKGKQGRFRQNLLGKRVDFSGRSVIVVGPKLRMDQCGLPKKMALELFKPHLLARLEEKGYATTVKQAKKMIEDKTNEVWECLEEVVADHPVMLNRAPTLHKMSIQAFHPVLIEGKAIQLHPLVCSAFNADFDGDQMAVHVPLSQEAIAECKILMLSSMNILLPASGKAVTVPSQDMVLGIYYLSLEKNEAVGANKIFASVDEVMIAVEAHYLDLHAKIKTMVEGRTVFTTAGRLIIKSILPNLKENSVPESMWNKVMKKKDIANLVDYVYKNGGLEVTAGFLDKLKNLGFRYATKAGISISIADIIIPESKYSYVDEAKKRVREIQNQYGSGLLTDSERYNKIVDIWTDTNNKVAAEMMKLIKTDKSGFNSIYMMADSGARGSAAQIRQLAGMRGLMAKPDGSIIETPITSNFREGLNVLEYFISTHGARKGLADTALKTANAGYLTRKLIDVAQNVKVTMDDCGTHEGVEITEITENGELIESLEERVLGRVLSDDVIDPITNEILFTEGTLIDEVKARTITDAGIKSVSIRTPITCKASKGVCSKCYGINLGEGKLVKPGEAVGIISAQSIGEPGTQLTLRTFHIGGTASTEQQDRQVVAQKEGFIRYYNLKTYENNNKFIVINRRNAAILLVEPKIKAPFDGEINIEVAHEDINVIIKGKSDEVKYVLRKHDLAKPNELAGVSGKVEGKFYIPYIKGDKVKENESIVEVIKEGWNVPNRIPFASEVKVADGDPVTQDILSGANGVLKFYILKGDYLERIKNVKKGDMVSEKGLFVVIADDDDREAVRHYIPRNSVIKFNDSDIVSAKDTIAKPQDGSKLVIAEWDPYSTPVIAEEAGTVAYEDIEPGYSVAEQYDEATGESRLVINEYLPSGVKPTIVISTKSGKLIRYQLEPKTAIFVKDGAEVSRADTIAKTPKAVAKSKDITGGLPRVSELFEARRPKNTAIIAEIDGTIKFDKPLRSKERIIIMAEDGSSAEYLIDKSRQIQVRDGEFVHAGEKLTDGLVSSHDVLRILGEKALHYYLISEIQQVYRSQGVAISDKHIEIIVSQMLRQVKIVDSGHTNFIVGDMVSRRKFREENDRIMKIGGEPAIAEPVLLGVTRAAIGSDSVISAASFQETTKVLTEASIAAKFDYLEDLKENVILGRMIPVGTGLYQDKKVKIKINED, encoded by the coding sequence ATGAGTGAGTTAAAACCTATTGAGATAAAAGAAGATGCAAAACCAAGGGATTTTGAAGCCTTTCAGCTAAGACTCGCTAGTCCAGATCGTATAAAAGCGTGGAGTCACGGTGAAGTTAAAAAGCCTGAAACCATTAATTATCGCACGTTAAAACCGGAGCGCGACGGTCTATTTTGTGCTAAGATATTTGGACCTATAAGGGATTATGAATGTCTGTGCGGTAAGTATAAAAAGATGCGTTATAAAGGAATTAAATGTGAAAAGTGCGGCGTTGAAGTAACTACTTCGAAGGTTCGTCGCTCACGCATGGGGCACATTGAGCTTGTTACTCCTGTAGCACATATTTGGTATGTAAATTCGCTTCCTAGTCGTATAGGCACTCTTCTTGGCATAAAAATGAAGGATTTAGAACGTGTTCTTTACTATGAAGCTTATATAGTAGAAAATCCGGGCGATGCATTTTATGACAATGAAAATAGTAAAAAAGTAGATCTTTATGATGTTTTAAATGAAGAGCAGTACGTATTACTTGAGCAGAAATTTAGTGAAAGTGGTTTTAAAGCTAGAATGGGCGGCGAAGTCATACGTGATTTACTCGCAAGTTTAGATTTAGTATCTATACTTGATCAGTTAAAGATCGAGATAGAAAGTACAAATAGCGAAGCAAAGAAAAAAACTATAGTAAAACGTTTAAAAGTTGTTGAGAGTTTTTTAAATTCAGGTAATCGTCCTGAATGGATGATGATAACAAACTTGCCTGTTTTACCACCTGATTTAAGACCTCTTGTCAGTCTTGATGGTGGTAAATTTGCAGTTTCAGATGTAAATGATCTGTATCGTAGAGTTATAAATAGAAATACTCGTTTAAAAAGACTAATGGAACTTGACGCGCCAGAAATTATTATTCGTAATGAAAAAAGAATGCTTCAAGAAGCAGTTGATGCTCTGTTTGATAATGGTAGGCGTGCAAATGCAGTAAAAGGTGCAAATAAAAGACCGTTAAAATCTCTAAGTGAAATTATAAAAGGTAAACAGGGTCGTTTCCGTCAAAATCTGCTTGGTAAACGTGTGGATTTTTCAGGACGTTCAGTTATAGTTGTAGGGCCAAAGCTTAGAATGGATCAATGTGGGCTTCCTAAAAAAATGGCACTTGAGCTATTTAAACCTCATTTGTTGGCTCGCCTTGAAGAAAAGGGATATGCTACTACTGTTAAACAAGCTAAAAAGATGATCGAAGATAAAACAAATGAAGTTTGGGAGTGCCTTGAAGAGGTAGTTGCAGATCATCCCGTTATGTTAAACCGTGCTCCTACTTTACATAAAATGTCTATTCAGGCGTTTCATCCGGTTTTAATAGAAGGTAAAGCTATTCAGCTTCATCCTCTTGTTTGTTCGGCGTTCAATGCAGACTTTGATGGCGACCAAATGGCTGTGCATGTACCACTTTCTCAAGAGGCTATTGCAGAGTGTAAAATTCTTATGTTAAGTTCGATGAATATCTTACTTCCTGCGAGCGGAAAAGCTGTAACGGTACCTTCTCAAGATATGGTTTTGGGAATTTATTATTTAAGTCTTGAAAAAAATGAAGCCGTTGGAGCTAATAAAATTTTTGCTAGTGTCGATGAGGTAATGATAGCTGTTGAAGCTCACTATCTTGACTTGCACGCAAAGATAAAAACTATGGTAGAAGGACGCACTGTATTTACAACTGCGGGTCGTCTTATTATAAAATCAATACTGCCAAATTTAAAAGAAAACTCTGTTCCAGAATCTATGTGGAATAAAGTTATGAAGAAAAAGGATATTGCTAATTTGGTTGATTATGTTTATAAAAATGGCGGTCTTGAAGTAACAGCCGGGTTTTTAGATAAGCTTAAAAATCTAGGATTTAGATACGCTACAAAAGCAGGGATAAGTATATCTATAGCTGATATTATCATACCTGAGAGTAAATATAGTTATGTAGATGAAGCAAAGAAAAGAGTTAGAGAAATTCAAAATCAATACGGCTCAGGTTTACTAACTGATTCAGAAAGATACAACAAAATAGTTGATATCTGGACAGATACTAACAATAAAGTTGCAGCTGAAATGATGAAACTTATCAAAACAGATAAAAGTGGATTTAACTCTATTTATATGATGGCAGACTCGGGAGCAAGGGGAAGTGCAGCTCAAATTCGTCAGCTTGCTGGTATGCGTGGACTTATGGCAAAACCTGATGGTTCGATCATTGAGACTCCTATCACATCAAATTTCCGTGAGGGACTAAACGTGCTCGAGTATTTCATCTCAACTCACGGTGCTAGAAAAGGTCTTGCAGATACTGCACTTAAAACCGCAAATGCCGGATATCTTACAAGAAAGCTTATCGATGTTGCTCAAAACGTAAAAGTTACTATGGATGATTGCGGTACTCACGAAGGTGTTGAGATAACAGAGATTACTGAAAACGGAGAGCTTATCGAAAGCTTAGAAGAAAGAGTATTAGGTAGAGTTTTAAGTGATGACGTAATTGATCCTATTACTAATGAAATCTTATTTACCGAAGGTACTCTTATAGATGAAGTAAAAGCTAGAACTATCACTGACGCTGGTATAAAATCAGTAAGCATAAGAACTCCTATAACTTGTAAAGCAAGTAAGGGCGTATGCTCAAAATGTTATGGTATAAACCTTGGCGAGGGTAAACTGGTAAAACCAGGAGAGGCCGTGGGCATCATCTCAGCTCAATCAATCGGCGAACCTGGTACTCAGCTTACTCTAAGAACATTCCACATTGGCGGTACCGCTTCAACGGAGCAACAAGATCGTCAAGTAGTGGCTCAAAAAGAAGGATTTATTAGATATTATAATCTTAAAACATATGAGAATAACAATAAATTTATAGTAATAAATCGTCGTAATGCAGCTATATTATTAGTTGAGCCGAAGATAAAAGCTCCGTTTGACGGAGAGATAAATATAGAAGTGGCACACGAAGATATAAATGTTATTATAAAAGGTAAAAGCGATGAGGTTAAGTATGTTTTAAGAAAACACGATTTAGCCAAACCGAATGAGTTAGCCGGAGTAAGCGGTAAAGTTGAAGGTAAGTTCTACATACCTTATATAAAAGGTGATAAAGTCAAGGAAAACGAGAGTATAGTAGAGGTTATAAAAGAGGGTTGGAATGTGCCAAACCGTATTCCTTTTGCTAGTGAAGTAAAAGTAGCTGATGGCGATCCTGTTACTCAAGATATATTATCTGGAGCAAACGGCGTACTTAAGTTTTATATATTAAAAGGTGACTATCTAGAGAGAATTAAAAACGTCAAAAAAGGTGATATGGTTAGTGAAAAAGGATTATTTGTTGTTATCGCCGATGATGACGATAGAGAAGCTGTTCGTCACTATATACCAAGAAATAGCGTTATTAAATTTAATGATAGCGATATAGTAAGCGCAAAAGATACTATAGCAAAACCGCAAGATGGCAGTAAACTTGTAATTGCCGAGTGGGATCCGTACTCAACTCCTGTTATAGCAGAAGAAGCCGGTACAGTCGCTTATGAAGATATAGAGCCTGGATATAGCGTAGCCGAGCAGTATGATGAAGCAACCGGAGAAAGTAGGCTTGTTATAAACGAATATCTACCAAGCGGAGTTAAGCCAACTATAGTTATATCAACTAAAAGCGGAAAACTTATTCGTTATCAGTTGGAGCCTAAGACTGCTATATTTGTAAAAGATGGAGCAGAGGTTTCTAGAGCCGATACTATAGCTAAAACTCCAAAAGCAGTTGCAAAATCAAAAGATATCACAGGAGGTCTTCCTAGGGTTTCAGAATTGTTTGAAGCAAGGCGTCCTAAAAATACAGCTATTATTGCAGAGATTGATGGTACTATCAAATTTGATAAACCTCTTCGCTCAAAAGAACGTATAATAATAATGGCTGAAGATGGCTCAAGCGCAGAGTATCTTATAGATAAATCTCGCCAAATTCAAGTAAGAGATGGTGAGTTTGTGCATGCTGGAGAAAAATTAACCGACGGTTTAGTTAGCAGCCATGACGTATTAAGGATATTAGGTGAAAAAGCATTGCACTATTACTTGATAAGTGAAATTCAACAAGTTTATCGCTCACAAGGTGTTGCTATAAGTGATAAACATATAGAGATTATCGTATCTCAAATGCTGCGTCAAGTAAAAATAGTAGATAGCGGTCACACAAATTTTATCGTAGGCGATATGGTAAGTAGACGTAAATTTAGAGAAGAAAATGATCGTATAATGAAAATAGGTGGCGAGCCAGCAATTGCCGAGCCAGTACTTCTTGGTGTAACAAGAGCTGCTATAGGAAGCGATAGTGTTATCTCAGCAGCTTCTTTCCAAGAGACTACAAAGGTTTTAACAGAAGCAAGTATCGCTGCTAAATTCGACTATCTTGAAGATCTAAAAGAGAACGTTATTTTAGGTCGTATGATACCAGTTGGTACCGGTCTTTATCAAGATAAAAAAGTTAAGATTAAAATAAACGAAGATTAA